From the genome of Mycobacterium dioxanotrophicus, one region includes:
- a CDS encoding TetR/AcrR family transcriptional regulator, with the protein MAGARKGVPGTLTADDWLQAGYALLATDGMRALKIERLCQQVGATRGSFYWHFTDMDGYRSALVASWNTFLENDRRSLAELENLPPRERLSKMMSALLSPQHWMLERAMREWARSDEVAAANVRAADVRVLLAVGKAYQDYGFSAEEAQLRAESTFAAGIGMLHLVDSTAQLTDSGRQERFLDLMLKK; encoded by the coding sequence ATGGCAGGTGCACGCAAGGGCGTACCCGGCACCTTGACCGCCGACGACTGGCTGCAGGCCGGCTACGCTCTGCTGGCCACCGACGGGATGCGCGCATTGAAGATCGAGCGCCTCTGCCAACAGGTCGGTGCCACACGCGGCAGCTTCTACTGGCACTTCACCGACATGGACGGCTACCGCTCGGCGTTGGTGGCGTCCTGGAACACGTTCCTGGAGAACGACCGCCGCTCGCTGGCCGAGTTGGAGAACCTGCCACCGCGCGAGCGGTTGTCGAAGATGATGTCCGCGCTCCTGAGCCCCCAGCACTGGATGTTGGAGCGGGCCATGCGGGAGTGGGCGCGTTCCGACGAGGTGGCCGCGGCCAATGTGCGGGCCGCCGACGTGCGGGTGCTGCTCGCGGTGGGCAAGGCGTACCAGGATTACGGATTCAGCGCCGAGGAGGCGCAGCTGCGCGCCGAGTCGACGTTCGCCGCGGGCATCGGCATGCTGCACCTCGTGGACTCGACGGCACAGCTGACCGACTCCGGGCGCCAGGAGCGGTTCCTGGACCTCATGCTGAAGAAGTAG
- a CDS encoding NAD(P)/FAD-dependent oxidoreductase, with protein MVGVERIDGGPRSAVVVGAGIVGLSTAWFLQERGVDVTVVDRTGVAAGASWGNAGWVSPTLTIPLNDSGVLRYGLRSLANPTAPLHIPLTADPRLWSFLLRFAANCRRSSWSRVARANVPFNAECIEAYDVLTSNGVDAPTTDGPITALFESPHQAEHLLAELRGLAAVGQTVTINRLSGATLRDNVPLASPAITTGISVEGQRYVDPGRFVHALAESVVARGGTIRIAEVTDVQPAGSRIRVKLRDTDLTTDATVIATGAWLSRLTGRRVRTPVRAGRGYSFTVPVDRPVPGPMYLPDVRVACTPYQGALRVAGTMEFRSPDDPLQPARVEAIVASAAPLLDGVRWAERTDVWVGGRPVTPDGRPLIGEVAHGLFVAGGHGMWGLAHGPITGRLLAEHITTGKQPEALREFNPLR; from the coding sequence ATGGTCGGCGTCGAACGGATTGACGGCGGTCCACGTTCCGCCGTCGTCGTGGGTGCCGGCATCGTCGGTCTCTCGACCGCATGGTTCCTGCAGGAGCGCGGTGTCGACGTGACCGTCGTGGACCGCACCGGGGTGGCCGCAGGCGCGTCCTGGGGCAACGCCGGCTGGGTGTCACCGACGCTGACCATCCCGCTCAACGATTCGGGTGTGCTGCGTTACGGGCTGCGCTCGCTGGCCAACCCGACCGCACCGCTGCACATCCCGCTGACGGCCGATCCGCGGCTGTGGTCGTTCCTGCTGCGCTTCGCCGCCAACTGCCGACGCTCCTCGTGGAGCCGGGTCGCCCGGGCCAACGTGCCGTTCAACGCGGAGTGCATCGAGGCCTACGACGTGCTGACCAGCAACGGCGTGGATGCGCCCACGACCGACGGGCCCATCACCGCACTGTTCGAATCACCGCATCAGGCCGAGCATCTGCTGGCCGAGCTGCGCGGGCTCGCCGCCGTCGGGCAGACCGTGACCATCAATCGGCTCTCCGGTGCCACGTTGCGCGACAACGTGCCGCTCGCGTCGCCGGCGATCACCACGGGCATCAGCGTCGAAGGCCAGCGCTACGTAGATCCCGGCCGGTTCGTGCACGCCCTGGCCGAATCCGTGGTCGCGCGCGGCGGAACCATCCGCATCGCCGAGGTGACGGACGTGCAACCCGCGGGCAGCCGCATCCGAGTCAAGCTGCGCGACACGGACCTCACCACCGATGCCACGGTGATCGCCACCGGCGCATGGCTGTCCCGGCTGACCGGCCGACGGGTCCGGACCCCGGTGCGGGCCGGCCGCGGCTACTCGTTCACCGTGCCGGTGGACCGCCCGGTTCCGGGTCCCATGTATCTCCCCGACGTCCGGGTGGCGTGTACGCCGTACCAGGGCGCGCTGCGGGTCGCCGGAACAATGGAATTCCGTTCCCCAGACGATCCACTGCAGCCCGCACGGGTGGAGGCCATCGTCGCGTCGGCCGCGCCGCTGCTCGACGGTGTGCGCTGGGCCGAACGCACCGATGTGTGGGTCGGCGGTCGACCGGTCACCCCGGACGGCCGCCCCTTGATCGGCGAAGTGGCACACGGTCTCTTCGTCGCAGGCGGCCACGGAATGTGGGGCCTGGCGCACGGTCCCATCACCGGCCGGTTGCTGGCCGAGCACATCACCACCGGCAAGCAACCCGAAGCACTACGCGAATTCAACCCGCTCCGTTAG
- a CDS encoding GreA/GreB family elongation factor, which produces MTTSQRVWMSPQAHDRLQQELATLRELIATEAATDSDENSVAIQRARQARIQHIHDLLLNCVVGEDPPDDGVAEPGMVLTVRYDDGDTEEFLLGVRGAEYGDLEVYSVQSPLGTAILGARPGERRSYSVPSGDQIPVTLVSAVPYGLHQPVTSYRGVTALRRRG; this is translated from the coding sequence ATGACGACGAGCCAACGCGTTTGGATGTCACCGCAGGCCCACGACCGCCTGCAGCAGGAGCTGGCCACGCTGCGCGAACTGATCGCCACCGAAGCCGCGACCGATTCCGACGAGAACAGCGTCGCCATCCAGCGCGCCCGCCAGGCCCGCATCCAGCACATCCACGACCTGCTGCTCAACTGCGTCGTCGGGGAGGATCCGCCGGACGACGGCGTGGCAGAACCGGGCATGGTGTTGACCGTGCGCTACGACGACGGGGACACCGAAGAGTTCCTGCTCGGCGTCCGCGGCGCGGAATACGGTGACCTGGAGGTGTATTCGGTACAGTCCCCACTCGGTACCGCGATCCTCGGCGCCCGCCCGGGCGAGCGCCGCAGCTACTCGGTTCCCAGTGGCGACCAGATTCCGGTCACCCTTGTCTCCGCGGTTCCGTACGGGCTGCACCAGCCCGTCACCAGCTATCGCGGAGTCACGGCCTTGCGCCGCCGCGGCTGA
- the lipL gene encoding esterase/beta-lactamase LipL, giving the protein MTREDLLRPGDGLPRGVSGAADPRFATAVRVFSELFPGKRFGGGALCVHIDGEPVVDVWTGWADRAGEQLWTADTGAMVFSATKGVATTVIHRLADRGLIDYDMPMAEYWPAFGAKGKEDITVRDVLRHRSGLSHLRGVRKEELLDHELMEARLADARADHLRGRSAYHALTYGWLLSGLARAVTGKGMRELIRTEVAAPLDTDGLHLGRPPADAATQPAQILVPQSSRGVPLLGTIAPRVAGGRFSGPLGAMYFPGVLSLVQGDTPFLDGEVPGANGVVTARALSTMYGALANSGAMHGRQYLSTELVRDLAGKPSLWPDLNVGVPMAFHLGYHGSPIPGLLHGFGHIGLGGTLGWADPETASSFGYVHNRLLTPMVLDMAAFAALARPMRVAIEAARHAGPMIVPAQGSSFPQPRRRKAVTPR; this is encoded by the coding sequence ATGACGCGTGAAGATCTGCTCCGGCCCGGCGACGGCCTGCCCCGCGGGGTCTCCGGCGCCGCCGATCCCCGGTTCGCCACCGCGGTGCGGGTCTTCTCCGAACTGTTCCCGGGCAAGCGATTCGGCGGTGGCGCGCTGTGCGTGCACATCGACGGCGAACCGGTCGTCGACGTGTGGACCGGATGGGCGGACCGTGCGGGTGAGCAGTTGTGGACCGCCGACACCGGAGCCATGGTGTTCTCGGCGACCAAAGGCGTGGCGACGACGGTGATCCACCGGCTGGCCGACCGCGGTCTGATCGACTACGACATGCCGATGGCCGAGTACTGGCCGGCGTTCGGGGCCAAGGGCAAGGAGGACATCACCGTCCGCGACGTGCTGCGCCACCGCTCCGGTCTGTCGCACCTGCGGGGTGTGCGCAAGGAGGAACTGCTCGACCACGAACTCATGGAGGCCCGCCTGGCCGACGCGCGGGCCGACCATCTGCGGGGCCGGTCGGCCTACCACGCGCTGACCTACGGCTGGCTGTTATCGGGGCTGGCGCGGGCGGTGACCGGTAAAGGGATGCGCGAACTGATCCGCACTGAGGTGGCCGCGCCGCTGGACACCGACGGGCTGCACCTCGGCCGACCGCCTGCCGATGCCGCCACCCAGCCCGCGCAGATCCTGGTGCCCCAGAGTTCGCGTGGGGTTCCGTTGTTGGGCACCATCGCCCCGCGGGTGGCCGGTGGCCGGTTCTCCGGGCCGCTCGGGGCGATGTACTTTCCGGGCGTGCTGTCGTTGGTGCAGGGCGACACCCCGTTCCTCGACGGTGAGGTGCCCGGCGCCAACGGGGTGGTCACCGCGCGGGCGCTGTCCACCATGTACGGCGCACTGGCCAACAGCGGCGCGATGCACGGCCGGCAGTACCTGTCGACCGAACTGGTGCGAGACCTGGCCGGCAAGCCGAGCCTCTGGCCGGACCTCAACGTCGGTGTCCCGATGGCGTTTCACCTGGGGTACCACGGATCGCCGATTCCAGGTCTGCTGCACGGGTTCGGGCACATCGGTCTGGGTGGCACCCTGGGCTGGGCCGACCCGGAGACGGCCAGCTCGTTCGGCTACGTGCACAACCGGCTATTGACGCCGATGGTGCTCGACATGGCGGCGTTCGCCGCGCTGGCCCGTCCCATGCGGGTGGCGATCGAGGCGGCCCGGCACGCCGGACCGATGATCGTGCCGGCTCAGGGCTCCAGCTTTCCTCAGCCGCGGCGGCGCAAGGCCGTGACTCCGCGATAG
- a CDS encoding PucR family transcriptional regulator: protein MITLDRLINVLGGYGVHLRHCSTPRSTELRSVVIHEPGYVVGDVLIAVGAADSAEAIAWASAARAVVVLVRDSGEPVSSEPEDMAVMVVDPQVSWSELAAVVYGLVLEGRETESGRGPTDLFALADSLADAVGGSVTIEGRRSTVLAYSRMQQHADPARAETILSREAPQRLRAVFEERGVFRHLAESDDPMFVAGDPDYGLTGRMVVAARAGRELLGSVWVTCAEPLPEDRRIALAHGARLVAMHLLRSRASADLERQVESELVLRLLEGAADATTVVSRLALPQTPLRVIALRAHTADDRHAALLLAFERATTGFGWSRPGRSALAGNAVYTVLPGADASAAGRWLTALRTALPAHLTLLAGVSGPATAAELASARREAEECLALHEVRRTGAAPVYDEAWDDILLQRLRVAAQSGRVPQRGPVAELREHDRTHSTRYTETLRAWLEAQGDLANAGQRLDVHENTVRYRLRKMAEVTNLGLDDARKRLAMMIELAVTDSLSEADNPP from the coding sequence TTGATCACACTCGACCGGCTGATCAACGTACTGGGCGGCTACGGAGTCCACCTGCGGCACTGCTCCACTCCGCGGTCGACCGAGCTGCGCAGCGTCGTGATCCACGAGCCGGGCTATGTGGTCGGTGACGTCCTGATCGCCGTCGGCGCCGCCGATTCCGCCGAAGCCATCGCCTGGGCCTCCGCGGCCCGGGCGGTGGTGGTCCTGGTCCGCGACTCCGGTGAGCCCGTCTCGAGCGAGCCCGAGGACATGGCGGTGATGGTCGTCGACCCGCAGGTGTCCTGGAGTGAGCTGGCCGCCGTGGTGTACGGCCTGGTCCTGGAGGGCCGCGAAACCGAATCCGGGCGCGGGCCAACGGACTTGTTCGCGCTCGCGGACAGCCTGGCCGACGCGGTCGGCGGTTCGGTGACCATCGAAGGCCGGCGTTCGACGGTGCTGGCGTATTCGCGGATGCAACAGCACGCCGACCCGGCTCGCGCCGAGACGATCCTGAGCCGAGAGGCCCCGCAGCGGCTGCGGGCCGTGTTCGAGGAGCGCGGCGTGTTCCGTCATCTCGCCGAATCCGACGATCCAATGTTCGTCGCGGGCGACCCCGACTACGGGCTGACGGGACGCATGGTGGTGGCCGCGCGGGCCGGCCGCGAACTGCTGGGCTCGGTCTGGGTGACCTGCGCCGAGCCGCTGCCCGAAGACCGGCGCATCGCGCTGGCCCACGGCGCGCGGCTGGTGGCCATGCATCTGCTGCGCTCACGGGCCAGCGCGGACCTGGAACGACAGGTGGAGTCCGAGTTGGTGCTGCGGCTGCTCGAGGGCGCCGCCGACGCGACAACGGTGGTCAGCAGACTCGCGTTGCCGCAGACCCCGCTGCGGGTGATCGCCCTGCGGGCGCACACCGCCGACGACCGGCACGCGGCGCTGCTGTTGGCGTTCGAGCGGGCCACCACGGGCTTCGGCTGGTCCCGGCCGGGCCGCAGCGCGCTGGCCGGAAACGCCGTCTACACCGTGCTCCCCGGCGCCGACGCCTCGGCCGCGGGACGTTGGCTGACGGCACTGCGGACGGCGTTGCCCGCGCACCTGACGCTGCTGGCCGGAGTCAGCGGACCGGCAACCGCGGCGGAACTCGCGTCGGCGCGCCGCGAGGCCGAGGAGTGCCTGGCCCTGCACGAGGTGCGGCGCACCGGAGCTGCTCCGGTCTACGACGAAGCCTGGGATGACATCCTGCTGCAACGGCTGCGGGTGGCCGCGCAGTCGGGCCGCGTACCGCAGCGCGGTCCTGTCGCCGAGCTGCGTGAACACGACCGCACGCACTCCACCCGGTACACCGAGACCCTGCGGGCGTGGCTGGAGGCCCAGGGCGATCTGGCCAATGCCGGGCAGCGGCTCGACGTGCACGAGAACACCGTGCGGTACCGGCTGCGCAAGATGGCCGAGGTGACCAATCTCGGCCTCGACGACGCCCGCAAACGGCTGGCGATGATGATCGAATTAGCCGTCACCGACAGCCTGTCGGAAGCCGACAATCCGCCCTAG
- the ligD gene encoding non-homologous end-joining DNA ligase: MATPATELDVDGIKVRFTNPDKMYFPKLGKDGTKGKLMDYYLSVADRMVTLLKDRPTHLQRFPDGIEGEEIYQKRVPQKHPEYLQTCRVTFPSGRTADALKVTHPAAIAWAAQMGTVTLHPWQVRCPDTEHPDELRIDLDPQPGTGFKEARTIACDVLKPLLDELGLVGYPKTSGGRGVHVFLRIKTDWDFIEVRRAGIALAREVERRAPDAVTTSWWKEERGERLFIDYNQNARDRTFASAYSARKTPIATVSTPLSWAELRDADPDDYTIATVPDFLAGREDPWAGIDDDKQSLQPLLDLVAADEERGLGDLPYPPSYPKMPGEPPRVQPSKKVAAHWDDEGNRRE, translated from the coding sequence ATGGCAACGCCTGCAACGGAACTCGACGTCGACGGGATCAAGGTCCGGTTCACCAACCCGGACAAGATGTATTTCCCGAAGCTCGGCAAGGACGGCACCAAGGGCAAGCTGATGGACTACTACCTGTCCGTCGCCGACCGCATGGTGACCCTGCTGAAAGACCGCCCGACGCATCTGCAGCGGTTTCCCGACGGCATCGAGGGTGAGGAGATCTACCAGAAGCGGGTGCCGCAGAAGCATCCCGAATATCTGCAGACCTGCCGCGTCACCTTCCCGTCGGGCCGCACCGCCGACGCGCTCAAGGTGACCCACCCAGCGGCCATCGCGTGGGCCGCCCAGATGGGCACCGTGACGCTGCATCCGTGGCAGGTGCGCTGCCCCGACACCGAGCATCCCGACGAGCTGCGCATCGACCTGGACCCGCAGCCCGGCACCGGCTTCAAAGAAGCCAGGACCATCGCGTGCGACGTGCTCAAGCCGCTGCTCGACGAGCTGGGTCTGGTCGGCTACCCGAAGACCTCCGGCGGCCGCGGGGTGCACGTGTTCCTGCGGATCAAGACCGACTGGGATTTCATCGAGGTGCGTCGGGCCGGGATCGCGCTGGCGCGTGAAGTGGAACGGCGCGCCCCCGACGCGGTCACCACGTCGTGGTGGAAAGAAGAACGTGGCGAGCGGTTGTTCATCGACTACAACCAGAACGCCCGCGACCGCACCTTCGCCTCGGCGTACTCGGCCCGCAAGACCCCGATCGCGACCGTGTCGACCCCGCTGAGCTGGGCTGAGCTGCGCGACGCTGACCCCGACGACTACACCATCGCTACGGTGCCCGATTTCCTTGCTGGACGCGAGGATCCGTGGGCCGGGATCGACGACGACAAGCAATCCCTGCAACCTTTGCTGGATTTGGTTGCCGCGGACGAAGAGCGTGGCCTCGGGGACCTGCCGTACCCGCCGAGCTACCCGAAGATGCCGGGCGAACCGCCACGGGTGCAGCCGAGCAAGAAGGTCGCCGCGCACTGGGACGACGAAGGCAACCGGCGCGAGTAG